AATGTTAGATCGATTAGGAAAAGGAGGAGACTAGATGGAAAGTGTAGGAGATGTGCTTAAAGATCATCCTAGCCGTTTTCAATACCAGGACCTGGTTCAGCAGATTGTAAAAGATCCTGATGTTGCGGCTTTTATCCAGAAGGAATCTCTCAGTCAAGAGGAATTGAATCGTAGTATCTCTAAGTTTAATCAATACATCACCGAGCGAGATAAGTTCCTTCGTGGAGATACCGACTATATCGCGCGTGGCTATAAGCCAATTCTAGTTATGAATCATGGTTACGCAGATGTATCCTATGAGGAAACTCCGGAACTGATTGCGGCTGAGAAAGAAGCGGCTATCAAGAACCGTCTCAGACTGATTAATCTTCCAGCTAGTCTTAAAAAAGCTAGTTTGGCTCAAGTTGATTTGGATGATTTGGGACGTTTGCCAGTTTTTGAAAAGCTCTTTACCTTTGTTGAGCAATATCCAGAAGTCCTTAAAGGTCTCTATCTCTATGGAGACTTTGGAGTTGGGAAGAGCTTTATGGTGGCTGCCCTAGCCCATGATTTGTCAGAAAAACGTGGCGTTTCATCTACCCTTCTTCACTATCCAAGCTTTGTCATTGACGTTAAAAATGCTATCGGCGATGGTAATGTAAAGAGTTTGGTTGATGAAATCAAGCAAGCTGAAGTCTTGATTTTTGATGATATTGGTGCGGAGCAATCAACGCCTTGGGTGCGTGATGAAGTCTTGCAAGTCATTCTCCAATATCGTATGCAGGAAGATTTGCCAACCTTCTTTACCTCGAATTTCAATTTTGAAGATTTGGAAAAACATTTTGCCAAAGGCA
The window above is part of the Streptococcus sp. Marseille-Q6470 genome. Proteins encoded here:
- the dnaI gene encoding primosomal protein DnaI; translation: MESVGDVLKDHPSRFQYQDLVQQIVKDPDVAAFIQKESLSQEELNRSISKFNQYITERDKFLRGDTDYIARGYKPILVMNHGYADVSYEETPELIAAEKEAAIKNRLRLINLPASLKKASLAQVDLDDLGRLPVFEKLFTFVEQYPEVLKGLYLYGDFGVGKSFMVAALAHDLSEKRGVSSTLLHYPSFVIDVKNAIGDGNVKSLVDEIKQAEVLIFDDIGAEQSTPWVRDEVLQVILQYRMQEDLPTFFTSNFNFEDLEKHFAKGKNGNDETWEARRVMERIRYLAEETRLEGENRR